The Chthoniobacterales bacterium region CGATGATCGGGTTGCTGGGAACCGTCACGGGCATGATCAAGGCCTTTGCCACGCTGGGCAGCTCCGGCATCGGCGATCCGTCGAGCCTCTCCGCCGCCATCGGCGAGGTGCTCGTTGCGACGGCGAGCGGCCTCTTCATCGCGATTCCGGCCTTCGGCGCCTTCTACTTCCTGCGCAATCGGGCGGCGACCGTCATGCACGACATTCAGGACATCGTGAACAGCCTCTTCCGGAAGATGCCCTACGAATCTTTCGCAGGCGCTCACATCGGCGACGAGGAACTCTATGCCGCCGATCCGAACTGGATCACCCCGGCAGGCAGCGGAGACACGGCCGCCGCCTGATTCATTACCCCTGAACCCAAGAATCGACTGATATGGCTGGCGGAGGAGGCGGCGAAGGCGAACCGGAGTTTCAGATTGCTCCGATGGTCGACGTGCTGCTCGTGATTCTCATTTTCTTCATGACGATCACGTCCGCGCAGGTGCTCAAGGTGGACAAGACCATCAAACTTCCGGCGGCACCGCACGCCCTGAAGAAGGACAACCAGCGCGCCGAGGCCGTGGTGAACGTGCGCTGGGTGGAGGCGACGAACAAGGGCGAGTTTGTCTTCGACGACAAGGTCTACGCTCGTTCCAGTGACCTCGTGCCGCTCATCCGCAATGCAAAGGCGATCGGCGAGAAGAAGATTACCGCGGGAAACAATCCCAATTTTCGCATCGTGATCCGTGGCGACCGCAATGTCCCTGCGACCTATGTGGCCCAGGCCATGAATGCCACGGCCGAGGCCGGGGTCGTCGACGTGTCGTTCTCCGCGGTGAACAAGGAATAGCCCGATGAAACGTTTCGAACAGAATGTGAACGAGGGCGCCCTTGGATTCCAGATCGCGCCGATGATCGATGTCGTCTTCGTGATCATGCTGTTTTTCATGGTCATGGCGGGCGCCGTGAAAGTGGAAAAGGAACTCAACACCCAGCTCCCCGGTTCCGCGGAAACTCAGGAGGAAACTCCCTTCGTCGACGAGCAGATCATCACCATCTCCGACGTCGGCGAAATCGCCCTCAACGACGAACCGCTCGACTCCGCGACGAGCCAGGACTTGCCCCAGCTCAAGGGCACGCTCATGCGCATCAAGCAGAATGCCGATGCCGCCAAGACGCCCGCCATCGTCACCATCGTCAGCGATCCCGAGGCCAAATACAGTCGCACCGTCGATGTCCTCGACGCCCTTGCGGTCGCTCAGATCGACAGCGTCACCTTCAGCGTGTCCGAAGAGGAATAGACCATGAGCAACGACGTCCAGAATGCCGCGGCTGGCCCCGGAAAGTCCGGCAGCCGCTGGGCGTGGAAAAACCTCAAGGGCCGATTCCTGGTCATCAGCATTCTTTTCCACATCCTCCTGGCAGCCGTCGCGACCTATCTGGTGGTGCAGACCTTCACGCCTCGCAAGCAGACCTTCCAACCCGGCCCCAAGGCCGCGACGAACAAGGCGGTCGAACACAAGATCGACATGGTGAAAAAGCAGAACACCATGAGCGCGCCGGCAACGCAGCGGATCACGACCAAGGGCTTGTCCAAGGTTGTGCTGCCCGAGATGCCGGCCATGCCGACGGTTAACCCCA contains the following coding sequences:
- a CDS encoding biopolymer transporter ExbD, giving the protein MKRFEQNVNEGALGFQIAPMIDVVFVIMLFFMVMAGAVKVEKELNTQLPGSAETQEETPFVDEQIITISDVGEIALNDEPLDSATSQDLPQLKGTLMRIKQNADAAKTPAIVTIVSDPEAKYSRTVDVLDALAVAQIDSVTFSVSEEE
- a CDS encoding biopolymer transporter ExbD; translated protein: MAGGGGGEGEPEFQIAPMVDVLLVILIFFMTITSAQVLKVDKTIKLPAAPHALKKDNQRAEAVVNVRWVEATNKGEFVFDDKVYARSSDLVPLIRNAKAIGEKKITAGNNPNFRIVIRGDRNVPATYVAQAMNATAEAGVVDVSFSAVNKE